A stretch of Triticum aestivum cultivar Chinese Spring chromosome 1D, IWGSC CS RefSeq v2.1, whole genome shotgun sequence DNA encodes these proteins:
- the LOC123180383 gene encoding phosphoglycerate mutase-like protein AT74H, which produces MSGVLDSNSSLLRKSASGAEARETSLQLDQSARGGKEELARVCCSPSPTHLLSPLYKPARALAPAMLSFSPRETVASPGGCGKESCPFCEMSRQHAAGCARRLPKRIILVRHGESQGNLDMSAYSTTPDYRIPLTPRGVEQARAAGRGILDVVSSGGPDANWKVYFYVSPYERTRATLRGIGAAFPRDRVIGAREECRVREQDFGNFQVEERMRAIKETRERFGRFFFRFPEGESAADVFDRVASFLESLWRDIDNGRLDPSTNCETNLVIVSHGLTSRVFMMKWFKWTVEQFERLNNFENCEFRVMQLGPGGEYSLLMHHTKEELEEWGLSPEMITDQQWRASANRRSWSEECSSFIATFFDNWVDPPEEGEGDGDRQEQDDGKIKSLE; this is translated from the exons ATGTCTGGAGTGCTTGATAGTAACAGTTCCTTGCTGCGTAAGTCGGCCAGCGGGGCCGAAGCAAGAGAGACATCGCTCCAGCTGGACCAATCAGCGCGCGGCGGCAAGGAGGAACTTGCCAGAGTTTGTTGCTCTCCATCACCcacccacctcctctctcctctatATAAGCCGGCACGCGCCCTGGCGCCAGCGATGTTGTCATTCTCACCACGCGAGACGGTGGCGAGCCCGGGCGGGTGCGGCAAGGAGTCGTGCCCCTTCTGCGAGATGTCGCGGCAGCACGCGGCGGGGTGCGCGCGGCGGTTGCCCAAGCGGATCATCCTGGTGCGGCACGGCGAGAGCCAGGGGAACCTCGACATGTCGGCCTACTCCACCACCCCGGACTACCGCATCCCGCTGACGCCGCGCGGGGTCGAGCAGGCGCGCGCCGCCGGCCGGGGCATCCTCGATGTCGTCTCCTCCGGGGGCCCCGACGCCAACTGGAAGGTCTACTTCTACGTCTCCCCCTACGAGCGCACCCGGGCCACCCTGCGCGGGATCGGCGCCGCCTTCCCGCGCGACCGCGTCATCGGCGCCCGCGAGGAGTGCCGCGTCCGCGAGCAGGACTTCGGCAACTTCCAGGTCGAGGAGCGGATGCGCGCCATCAAGGAGACCCGCGAGCGCTTCGGCCGCTTCTTCTTCCGCTTCCCCGAGGGCGAGTCCGCCGCCGACGTCTTCGACCGCGTCGCCA GTTTCCTGGAGTCGCTGTGGAGGGACATCGACAACGGGAGGCTGGATCCGAGCACCAACTGCGAGACCAACCTGGTGATCGTCTCGCACGGCCTCACCTCGCGCGTCTTCATGATGAAGTGGTTCAAGTGGACCGTGGAGCAGTTCGAGCGCCTCAACAACTTCGAGAACTGcgagttcagggtgatgcagctcGGGCCCGGCGGCGAGTACAGCCTCCTCATGCACCACACCAAGGAGGAGCTCGAGGAGTGGGGCCTCTCGCCGGAGATGATCACCGACCAGCAGTGGCGCGCCTCCGCCAACCGCCGCAGCTGGTCCGAGGAGTGCTCCTCCTTCATCGCCACCttcttcgacaactgggtcgatccgccagaggagggggagggggacggcgACCGCCAGGAACAAGACGATGGCAAGATCAAGTCCCTGGAGTAA